A window of the Lagopus muta isolate bLagMut1 chromosome 1, bLagMut1 primary, whole genome shotgun sequence genome harbors these coding sequences:
- the PDE6H gene encoding retinal cone rhodopsin-sensitive cGMP 3',5'-cyclic phosphodiesterase subunit gamma: MSENPTTNLTTGDAPTGPTTPRKGPPKFKQRQTRQFKSKPPKKGVKGFGDDIPGMEGLGTDITVICPWEAFSHLELHELAQFGII; the protein is encoded by the exons ATGAGCGAGAACCCCACCACCAACCTTACCACTGGAGATGCTCCCACTGGTCCCACCACACCACGGAAGGGCCCTCCCAAGTTCAAGCAGAGACAGACAAGGCAGTTCAAGAGCAAGCCTCCTAAAAAAGGAGTAAAAGG GTTTGGAGATGACATCCCAGGCATGGAGGGGCTGGGCACAG ATATCACGGTGATTTGCCCATGGGAAGCTTTCAGCCATCTGGAACTGCACGAGCTGGCCCAGTTTGGGATCATCTAA
- the ARHGDIB gene encoding rho GDP-dissociation inhibitor 2, which produces MTEKTQEPHVEEDDDELDGKLNYKPPPQKTLQELQELDKDDESLTKYKKSLLGDGPVVADPTAPNVVVTRLTLVCDSAPGPITMDLTGDLEALKKETFVLKEGVEYRVKIHFKVNRDIVSGLKYVQHTYRTGVKVDKATFMVGSYGPRPEEYEFLTPIEEAPKGMLARGTYHNKSFFTDDDKHDHLTWEWNLSIKKEWTE; this is translated from the exons ATGACTGAGAAGACCCAGGAACCTCATGTGGAGGAGGATGATGATGAGCTGGATGGGAAACTGAACTACAAACCTCCTCctcagaaaacactgcaggaacTGCAAGAGTTGGACAAAGATGATGAGAGCCTCACTAAGTACAAGAAGTCTCTGCTGGGAGATGGACCTGTGGtggcag ACCCAACAGCTCCCAATGTGGTGGTCACCCGACTCACCCTGGTGTGTGACTCTGCTCCAGGACCAATCACTATGGACCTTACAG GTGACCTTGAAGCACTCAAGAAAGAGACCTTTGTATTAAAGGAAGGAGTTGAATACAGAGTTAAGATCCATTTCAAA GTAAACAGGGACATTGTGTCAGGACTAAAATACGTGCAGCACACCTACCGAACAGGAGTGAAGG TGGACAAAGCCACATTTATGGTTGGCAGCTATGGGCCACGGCCAGAGGAGTATGAATTCCTGACGCCTATTGAAGAAGCTCCTAAGGGGATGCTGGCTCGAGGCACCTACCACAACAAGTCCTTCTTCACGGATGATGACAAGCACGACCATCTCACCTGGGAGTGGAACCTGTCCATCAAGAAGGAATGGACAGAATGA